Proteins encoded within one genomic window of Panicum virgatum strain AP13 chromosome 1N, P.virgatum_v5, whole genome shotgun sequence:
- the LOC120656205 gene encoding cell number regulator 2-like → MAMYPKQVEEGVAPLRGQAPPPPPPATGFPMNGGGGYYQAGGATAALAVHAQAPVAAWSTGLCNCFDDCGNCCVTCLCPCITFGQIAEIIDRGSTSCGTSGALYTLVMLLTGCQCVFSCFYRAKMRAQYGLRESPCADCLVHCCCECCALCQEYRELKKRGFDMKLGWHANMERQGRTAATMPPQMHPGMTR, encoded by the exons ATGGCCATGTACCCGAAGCAGGTGGAGGAGGGTGTGGCCCCGCTGCGgggccaggcgccgccgccgccgccgccggccacgggcTTCCCGATGAACGGCGGGGGCGGCTACTACcaggcgggcggcgcgacggcggccctgGCGGTGCACGCGCAGGCGCCCGTCGCCGCGTGGTCCACCGGGCTCTGCAACTGCTTCGACGACTGCGGCAACT GCTGCGTGACGTGCCTGTGCCCGTGCATCACGTTCGGGCAGATCGCGGAGATCATCGACCGGGGGTCGACGTCGTGCGGCACCAGCGGGGCGCTGTACACGCTCGTCATGCTGCTCACGGGGTGCCAGTGCGTCTTCTCCTGCTTCTACCGCGCCAAGATGCGCGCCCAGTACGGCCTCCGGGAGAGCCCCTGCGCCGACTGCCTCGTCCACTGCTGCTGCGAGTGCTGCGCCCTCTGCCAGGAGTACCGCGAGCTCAAGAAGCGGGGCTTCGACATGAAGCTAG GATGGCACGCGAACATGGAGAGGCAGGggcgcaccgccgccaccatgccGCCGCAGATGCACCCCGGGATGACCCGCTGA